A region of Lepus europaeus isolate LE1 chromosome 2, mLepTim1.pri, whole genome shotgun sequence DNA encodes the following proteins:
- the LOC133748885 gene encoding large ribosomal subunit protein eL27-like — protein MGKFMKPGKVVLVLARRYSGRKAVIVKNIDDGTSDCPYSHALVAGIDRYPRKVTVAMGKKKIAKRSKIKSFVKVYNYNHLMPTRYSVDIPLDKTVVNKDVFRDPALKCKAR, from the coding sequence ATGGGCAAGTTCATGAAACCCGGGAAGGTGGTGCTGGTCCTGGCCAGACGCTACTCGGGACGCAAAGCCGTCATCGTGAAGAACATTGATGATGGCACCTCGGACTGCCCCTACAGCCACGCTCTGGTGGCCGGAATTGACCGCTACCCCCGGAAAGTGACAGTCGCCATGGGCAAGAAGAAAATCGCCAAGCGGTCGAAGATCAAGTCTTTTGTGAAAGTTTATAACTACAATCACCTCATGCCCACCAGGTACTCTGTGGATATTCCCTTGGACAAAACCGTGGTCAACAAGGATGTCTTCAGGGACCCCGCTCTTAAATGCAAGGCCCGATGA